The following proteins are encoded in a genomic region of Bacillus sp. BGMRC 2118:
- a CDS encoding uracil/xanthine transporter: MNKSFITVFSSIQWLLFIFANTVVVPISIATIFEIPSETVSMMMRSSLIFTGLACIFQGWVGHKFPLMEGHSGLLWGVILNLGLSASSFGMELETIGGGIVTGVLLACFVTLMLVIFNKISILQAIFSPMVMSVYLFLLTFQLILIFFKGMLKINEDGTIDLGVSLLSVGTILLVSILKIKGNKLVSNFSILIGMAIGWFVYELLFHVETSVVSSSGAGGFSFFPLGVPNLEWGIIAVSFIAVMLNLSNTFASINAAKQIIHREASNQQYRQSIFITSIATIAGTGFGLVSYTPFTSSVGFLQSTRILERKPFMLGGGLLTIFGLIPVFGTFLSTMPITIGNAVLFVAYLQLFGTAYSSLNGKMFNSNTIFRIAAPILIGVCLMNVAPEVFANLPIYIQPFLTNGLIMGMLISIVLEQLVKWENYEGT, encoded by the coding sequence TTGAATAAATCGTTTATTACTGTATTTTCATCTATCCAGTGGCTCTTGTTTATTTTTGCAAACACAGTTGTTGTACCTATCTCTATTGCAACTATCTTTGAGATACCTTCTGAAACGGTCTCGATGATGATGAGAAGTTCTCTTATTTTTACTGGACTTGCGTGTATCTTTCAAGGTTGGGTCGGTCACAAATTTCCGTTAATGGAGGGCCATTCGGGGTTATTATGGGGAGTGATTTTAAACTTAGGATTATCGGCATCATCGTTTGGGATGGAGTTAGAAACGATAGGAGGAGGGATTGTAACAGGGGTTCTATTGGCTTGTTTCGTTACGTTAATGCTTGTAATCTTTAACAAGATATCAATATTACAGGCTATCTTTTCGCCAATGGTGATGTCTGTTTATTTATTTTTACTAACATTTCAACTCATTTTGATTTTCTTTAAAGGAATGTTAAAGATTAATGAAGATGGAACGATTGACCTTGGAGTCAGTCTTTTATCAGTAGGAACAATCCTTCTTGTTAGTATATTGAAAATAAAAGGAAATAAGCTAGTTAGCAATTTTTCAATTTTAATAGGTATGGCAATTGGCTGGTTTGTTTATGAACTTCTATTTCATGTTGAAACAAGTGTTGTATCGTCTAGTGGTGCAGGTGGTTTTTCCTTCTTTCCTCTAGGAGTACCAAATCTCGAATGGGGGATTATTGCGGTTTCCTTTATTGCCGTGATGTTAAACCTGAGTAATACATTTGCCTCGATAAATGCAGCCAAACAAATTATACATAGGGAAGCTTCGAACCAACAGTATCGCCAGTCAATTTTCATTACGAGTATTGCGACAATAGCGGGTACAGGATTTGGACTCGTCTCTTATACGCCTTTTACATCATCTGTTGGATTTTTACAAAGTACGAGAATTTTAGAACGAAAGCCGTTTATGTTAGGTGGCGGGCTGTTAACCATTTTCGGACTCATACCCGTGTTTGGAACCTTTCTCTCCACTATGCCCATTACAATAGGAAATGCAGTTCTTTTTGTCGCATATTTGCAATTGTTTGGGACAGCTTACAGTAGTCTAAATGGAAAGATGTTTAATTCAAATACGATTTTTCGAATAGCAGCACCCATATTAATCGGAGTATGTTTAATGAATGTCGCACCAGAGGTTTTTGCCAATCTACCTATTTACATACAACCGTTCCTAACAAACGGGTTGATAATGGGGATGCTGATTTCGATTGTTCTAGAGCAACTAGTGAAGTGGGAAAATTATGAGGGTACCTAA